A stretch of Arachis hypogaea cultivar Tifrunner chromosome 15, arahy.Tifrunner.gnm2.J5K5, whole genome shotgun sequence DNA encodes these proteins:
- the LOC112748671 gene encoding uncharacterized protein, with protein MKVWGFVRSSSPFRRFNANWFDDMATDIVRAAASETTKVIVNDLGDELFAVLIDEARDISIKEKMLVCLRYVNKEGQVREHFLGLVHVSNANTLSLKLALESLLETYNLSLSRIRGQGYDGAGNMQGEFNGLKTFILKENSYAFYVHCFAHQLQLALVMVAKKQVEIALFFNLLTNLCNVVGAFCKQREILRDSQMIKTIEALQSGKISSGHGLNQEMALKRAGDTRWGSHYGTILRLISLFPSVVNVLKYAEEDGNNSEQIA; from the exons atgaaggtgtggggattcgtgcgcTCCAGTTCTCCTTTTCGAAGATTTAATGCAAATTGGTTTGATGACATGGCAACTG ATATTGTAAGAGCTGCAGCAAGTGAAACAACAAAAGTTATTGTTAATGATCTCGGGGATGAATTGTTTGCTGTTTTGATTGATGAAGCCCGCGACATTTCTATTAAGGAGAAAATGTTAGTTTGTTTAAGGTATGTGAATAAAGAAGGGCAAGTTAGGGAGCATTTTCTTGGTCTTGTTCATGTTTCTAATGCCAATACTTTATCTCTAAAATTAGCATTGGAGTCATTATTAGAAACATATAATTTAAGTTTATCAAGAATACGTGGACAAGGATACGATGGTGCAGGTAATATGCAAGGAGAATTTAATGGTTTGAAAACTTTCATATTGAAAGAAAATTCTTATGCTTTCTATGTACATTGCTTTGCCCACCAACTTCAGTTAGCTCTTGTAATGGTTGCAAAAAAACAAGTTGAAATCGCtttgttttttaatttgttaactaatttgtGCAATGTTGTTGGAGCTTTTTGTAAACAAAGAGAGATTCTTCGTGATAGTCAGATGATTAAGACAATTGAAGCATtacaaagtgggaaaatttcTAGTGGACATGGTTTGAATCAAGAAATGGCTTTAAAGAGAGCTGGAGACACCAGATGGGGTTCACACTATGGAACTATACTTagattaatttctttgtttccttccGTGGTTAATGTTCTTAAATATGCTGAGGAAGATGGAAATAATTCAGAACAAATAGCTTAA